A genomic stretch from Flavobacterium humidisoli includes:
- a CDS encoding UDP-N-acetylmuramoyl-tripeptide--D-alanyl-D-alanine ligase, giving the protein MNIQDIHNLFLQCSSLSIDTRKIEKNSMFFAIKGENFDANTFAKEALDLGALFVVIDNESYFIDDRTILVKNSIETLQELAKFHRAYLALPIVALTGSNGKTTTKELINVVLSKKFKTKATVGNLNNHIGVPLTLLSFTKETEIGIVEMGANHQKEIEFLCQIAQPDFGYITNFGKAHLEGFGGVEGVIAGKSEMYQYLSANQKTVFVNLEDPIQIEKSTGIKSFTFGIKKEKADLNIQNITANPFVASEYNDFSIESHLIGLYNANNINAATAIGKYFEVKESDIKSAIENYIPANNRSQMMQKGSNEIILDAYNANPSSMAVAITNFLQLDKKDKIMVLGDMFELGDESLHEHKVIIDSLADQKQALCLLIGKSFFANKIPSENIHFFETFDAFAEFLKTFSFESNMILIKGSRGMALERTLEYI; this is encoded by the coding sequence ATGAATATTCAAGACATTCATAACTTATTTTTGCAGTGCAGTTCTCTGTCTATCGACACAAGAAAAATCGAAAAAAATTCGATGTTTTTTGCTATTAAAGGAGAGAATTTTGATGCTAATACATTTGCTAAAGAAGCATTAGATTTAGGAGCTTTATTTGTTGTTATTGACAATGAATCTTATTTTATAGACGATAGGACTATTTTGGTAAAAAATAGCATAGAAACGCTTCAGGAACTGGCAAAGTTTCATCGTGCTTATTTGGCGCTCCCAATTGTTGCTTTAACAGGTAGTAACGGAAAAACGACGACAAAAGAATTAATCAATGTTGTTTTGTCAAAAAAGTTTAAGACAAAAGCAACTGTTGGTAATTTAAATAACCATATTGGCGTTCCTCTGACACTGCTTTCTTTTACAAAGGAAACAGAAATCGGTATTGTAGAAATGGGAGCCAACCATCAAAAAGAAATTGAATTTTTGTGTCAGATTGCACAGCCTGATTTTGGTTATATAACCAATTTTGGAAAAGCGCACTTGGAAGGTTTTGGCGGAGTGGAAGGTGTAATCGCGGGTAAAAGTGAAATGTACCAATATCTTTCTGCAAACCAGAAAACTGTTTTTGTAAATTTAGAAGATCCAATTCAGATTGAGAAATCAACAGGCATAAAGTCTTTTACTTTTGGAATAAAAAAAGAAAAGGCAGACTTAAATATCCAAAATATTACCGCAAATCCTTTCGTTGCTAGTGAATACAATGATTTTTCAATAGAATCTCATTTAATTGGTCTTTACAATGCCAACAACATAAATGCGGCTACGGCTATCGGAAAATATTTTGAGGTAAAAGAAAGTGATATCAAGAGTGCTATTGAGAATTATATTCCAGCTAATAATAGATCTCAAATGATGCAAAAAGGCTCAAATGAGATTATCTTAGATGCTTATAATGCTAATCCGAGTAGTATGGCGGTGGCTATTACCAATTTCTTACAATTGGACAAGAAAGATAAGATTATGGTTCTTGGAGATATGTTCGAATTGGGAGATGAAAGCCTTCACGAGCATAAAGTTATAATTGATTCTTTAGCAGATCAAAAACAGGCTTTATGTCTTTTAATAGGAAAATCTTTTTTTGCTAATAAGATTCCGAGTGAAAACATTCATTTTTTTGAAACATTCGATGCTTTTGCCGAATTTTTAAAAACCTTTAGCTTTGAGTCTAATATGATATTGATAAAAGGTTCACGAGGTATGGCCTTAGAGCGAACTTTAGAATATATTTAA
- the gldJ gene encoding gliding motility lipoprotein GldJ gives MKVNKIVVLQLMMSMVLMLGTASCSKKSSSSHASRATGWDVDSQNGTAARNAGKKQQAGPGLVFVEGGTFTMGKVQDDVMHDWNNTPTQQHVQSFYMDETEVTNGMYLEYLEWLKKVFPPTEENYKNIYEGASPDTLVWRNRLGYNETMTNNYLRHPSYANYPVVGVNWIQAVEFSKWRTDRVNEAVLEKNGYLKKGAKTNDVNAENAFNTEGYLMSPSTSRGASEEIVLKKSPDGRRPKAGKDGVVPEQANVYAQRSSGIILPEYRLPTEAEWEYAAAADVGQREYNIYKGQKKYPWSGDYTRSNKRKNKGDQLANFKQGNGDYGGIAGWSDDGADITNEVKSYAPNDFGLYDMAGNVAEWVADVYRPIIDNEANDFNYYRGNQYAKNKIGKDGKIEIVTTSTIKYDTLSNGKVIARNLPGEIAQVPVDEQETYLRTNFSTSDNINYRDGDKQSSRYFDFGDSESGSKADQTMYNSPKHNVTTDSLGKMIRKYDNSSKRTTLIDDKVRVYKGGSWRDRAYWLDPAQRRYFPQDMATDYIGFRCAMSRVGSKAEKRKSPRN, from the coding sequence ATGAAAGTAAACAAAATTGTAGTCTTGCAGTTAATGATGTCAATGGTATTGATGTTGGGCACGGCTAGTTGTAGCAAAAAATCGAGTTCGAGCCATGCTTCTAGAGCTACAGGCTGGGATGTAGATAGTCAGAATGGAACTGCTGCCAGAAATGCAGGTAAAAAACAACAGGCTGGTCCTGGTTTGGTTTTTGTTGAAGGAGGTACGTTTACTATGGGTAAAGTACAGGATGATGTTATGCATGATTGGAATAACACGCCAACTCAACAACACGTTCAATCATTCTATATGGATGAAACCGAAGTTACGAACGGTATGTACTTAGAATACCTAGAGTGGTTAAAGAAAGTTTTCCCGCCAACAGAAGAAAATTACAAAAATATTTACGAAGGAGCATCACCAGATACCTTAGTATGGAGAAATCGTTTAGGATACAACGAAACGATGACTAATAACTATTTAAGACACCCATCTTATGCTAACTATCCTGTAGTTGGTGTTAACTGGATTCAAGCAGTTGAGTTTAGTAAATGGAGAACAGACCGTGTAAATGAGGCTGTTTTAGAGAAAAACGGATATCTTAAAAAAGGAGCCAAAACAAATGATGTTAATGCTGAAAATGCATTTAATACTGAAGGTTATTTAATGTCTCCTAGTACATCACGTGGTGCCAGTGAAGAAATCGTATTAAAGAAAAGTCCTGATGGGAGAAGGCCAAAAGCTGGAAAAGATGGTGTAGTACCTGAGCAGGCGAATGTATACGCACAACGTTCTTCTGGAATTATATTACCAGAATACAGGCTTCCTACTGAAGCAGAATGGGAATATGCTGCTGCTGCTGATGTTGGACAAAGAGAATATAACATTTACAAAGGACAAAAGAAATATCCTTGGTCTGGAGATTATACACGTTCTAATAAACGTAAAAACAAAGGTGACCAATTGGCTAACTTTAAACAAGGAAACGGTGATTACGGTGGAATTGCAGGTTGGTCAGATGATGGAGCTGATATTACTAATGAAGTAAAAAGTTATGCACCAAACGATTTCGGTCTTTATGATATGGCAGGAAACGTTGCAGAATGGGTAGCCGATGTTTACAGACCTATTATTGATAACGAAGCAAATGATTTCAACTATTATAGAGGAAACCAATACGCTAAGAATAAAATTGGTAAAGACGGTAAAATTGAAATCGTTACAACTTCTACTATTAAGTATGATACTTTAAGTAACGGTAAAGTTATTGCAAGAAATCTTCCTGGAGAAATCGCTCAAGTTCCTGTTGATGAGCAAGAAACTTACTTGAGAACAAATTTCAGTACAAGTGACAATATCAACTACAGAGATGGTGATAAACAATCTTCAAGATATTTTGACTTTGGTGATTCTGAATCAGGTTCAAAAGCAGATCAAACAATGTACAACTCTCCTAAGCACAATGTAACAACTGACAGTTTAGGAAAAATGATCAGAAAATATGATAACTCTAGTAAACGTACTACTTTGATCGATGATAAAGTAAGAGTTTACAAAGGAGGATCTTGGAGAGATAGAGCTTATTGGTTAGATCCAGCTCAAAGAAGATACTTCCCACAAGATATGGCAACTGATTACATTGGTTTCAGATGTGCGATGTCTAGAGTAGGTTCTAAAGCTGAAAAAAGAAAATCTCCTAGAAACTAA
- a CDS encoding helix-turn-helix and ligand-binding sensor domain-containing protein has protein sequence MKSIVRIFTLILLLFLQFKGFSQVKNIGIPDIKNYKRSEYKGGTQNWSIDQDKNGNIYFANNSGLIQFDGSNWHKYSLPNKSEIRSLKIDALGRIFVGGNNEFGYFKNDEKGILKYHSLYNLLSPIDKENINLIWRIHIFNGEVIFQSFSKVFFLKNEKVTTLTAPHKFQFSFLVNNRLYFQDKTLGVLEYKNRKLTAIKGTTVFNDKEIWSLFPLSNNKLLYATLEKGLFVSENGVIKPWATEANEFIKKNTSLGGSIIKNKFIILNSVLDGAIICDLNGKIIQHLNRQKGIQNNTILASFVDNKSNIWLGLDNGITFINENSPFSYFDYSYNIGTVYASTMYNGNLYVATNQGLFYHPWGGSFKDSPFTRVEGTISQVWNIQVLNNVLICASNSGALIIENNRVSKILDNKGYFGFKKIPDHDNYIIGESYNGFSVFKRSATGYDYLHQVKGFDETTNNFSVEIDANYLWLKKNPFLYQVKLSEDLQRFDFIKKHVNISEKYKGINSLQNINGKVYFQVKNHFFRYSVEQEAFFEDKKITNLFNGIPTINTLIEDSAGNLWYAFNESLGVLVKNKNGTFAKKQAIFSNLTGNLVNNYISVNAIDPQNVFIGLTDRLAHYNSTIPNTFMTKPKAFIESFTNPGDTILTGNLANKLESYSIPYKHNRVKFTFASPTYENQENVMYSYKLEPFEENWRGWSSTAIKEYTNLREGNYVMKLKARNSYGIESNITEVEFTVSPPWYRHFLAYLFYLVLILLGAYLISVRIKLKIRKNRYYETIEQRRLYLEKESKIRHEQHDLEKEIEKLKNDKLQIKILAKDKELVNNSLQVVKKNKVLNGIIHKLKDIDTGILDENTKSEFSKLHKSIVKEVNTDKSWKDLEKHIKNVHFEFLKRLKGQYPTISPRELDLSTYLLMNMSTKEIAEIMNISTGGVELARYRLRKKLGLNKKENLIGFLMSI, from the coding sequence ATGAAATCTATAGTTAGAATTTTTACACTAATTTTACTATTATTCTTACAGTTTAAAGGTTTTTCGCAGGTAAAAAATATTGGAATTCCAGACATAAAAAATTATAAAAGATCAGAATATAAAGGAGGGACTCAAAACTGGAGTATCGATCAGGATAAAAATGGAAATATTTATTTTGCAAACAACAGCGGTTTAATTCAATTTGACGGTTCAAACTGGCATAAATATTCTTTACCGAACAAATCTGAGATTAGAAGTTTAAAAATTGATGCTTTAGGAAGGATATTTGTTGGAGGAAATAACGAATTTGGTTATTTCAAAAATGACGAAAAAGGAATTTTAAAATACCATTCTCTTTATAATCTATTGAGTCCAATAGACAAAGAAAACATCAACCTAATATGGAGAATTCATATATTTAATGGAGAAGTTATCTTTCAGTCTTTCAGTAAAGTGTTTTTTCTGAAAAATGAAAAAGTCACAACACTTACAGCTCCTCATAAATTTCAATTTTCATTTTTAGTAAACAATCGACTTTATTTTCAAGATAAAACATTAGGTGTACTCGAATACAAAAACAGAAAGCTTACTGCAATAAAAGGCACTACCGTGTTTAATGACAAAGAGATATGGTCTCTTTTCCCATTGTCTAACAATAAATTATTGTACGCCACTTTAGAGAAGGGGCTTTTTGTGTCCGAAAATGGCGTTATTAAACCTTGGGCAACTGAAGCCAATGAATTTATAAAGAAAAACACTTCGCTTGGTGGATCTATCATTAAAAATAAATTTATAATACTTAATTCAGTATTAGATGGAGCCATTATCTGCGATCTAAACGGAAAAATAATCCAGCATTTAAACCGCCAAAAAGGAATTCAGAACAATACAATTCTAGCTTCATTTGTTGACAACAAAAGTAATATCTGGCTCGGACTCGATAATGGTATCACTTTCATAAATGAAAATTCTCCTTTCTCCTATTTTGACTACAGTTATAACATAGGTACTGTATACGCCTCTACGATGTATAACGGGAATCTTTATGTGGCAACCAATCAGGGATTATTTTACCATCCTTGGGGAGGCTCTTTTAAAGACAGTCCTTTTACAAGAGTCGAAGGAACAATTTCGCAAGTTTGGAACATTCAGGTTTTAAATAATGTACTAATATGCGCCAGTAATAGCGGAGCATTAATTATTGAAAACAACAGGGTTTCAAAAATACTAGACAATAAAGGATATTTTGGCTTCAAAAAAATACCTGATCATGATAACTACATAATAGGCGAAAGCTACAATGGGTTTTCAGTCTTTAAACGATCAGCAACTGGATACGATTATTTACATCAGGTAAAAGGATTTGATGAAACGACTAATAATTTTTCTGTAGAAATTGATGCGAACTATCTTTGGCTAAAGAAAAATCCTTTCTTGTACCAAGTAAAATTATCTGAAGATTTACAACGCTTTGATTTCATAAAAAAGCATGTCAACATATCTGAAAAGTATAAAGGAATAAACAGTCTGCAAAATATAAACGGCAAAGTCTATTTTCAAGTAAAAAATCATTTTTTCAGATATTCTGTTGAGCAAGAAGCTTTTTTTGAAGATAAAAAAATAACAAACCTATTCAACGGAATTCCTACTATTAATACCTTAATTGAAGATTCTGCTGGAAACCTTTGGTACGCTTTTAACGAATCTCTTGGCGTATTAGTCAAAAACAAGAACGGAACTTTTGCGAAAAAACAAGCTATTTTTTCAAATTTAACAGGTAATTTGGTTAACAACTACATATCTGTAAACGCAATAGATCCTCAGAATGTTTTTATAGGATTAACAGATCGTTTGGCACATTATAACTCAACTATTCCAAACACTTTTATGACAAAACCAAAAGCTTTTATTGAAAGCTTTACTAATCCTGGAGACACTATTTTAACCGGTAATTTGGCCAATAAACTAGAATCATACAGCATACCATACAAGCACAATCGCGTCAAATTTACTTTTGCGTCGCCAACCTATGAAAATCAGGAAAACGTAATGTATTCGTACAAATTAGAACCTTTTGAAGAAAATTGGCGCGGCTGGTCATCAACAGCAATAAAAGAATATACCAATCTGAGAGAAGGCAATTATGTAATGAAATTAAAAGCCAGAAATAGCTACGGTATAGAATCTAATATCACAGAAGTAGAATTTACAGTATCTCCGCCATGGTACAGACACTTTTTGGCTTATTTATTTTATCTCGTGCTCATTTTACTTGGCGCATATTTAATCTCAGTTAGAATTAAATTGAAGATTAGAAAAAATAGATATTATGAAACTATTGAACAAAGAAGACTATATCTTGAAAAAGAGTCTAAAATCAGACATGAACAACATGATTTGGAAAAAGAAATTGAAAAGCTGAAAAACGACAAGCTTCAAATCAAAATCTTAGCAAAAGATAAAGAGCTAGTAAACAACTCTTTACAAGTTGTAAAAAAGAACAAAGTTTTAAACGGAATCATTCATAAACTGAAAGATATTGACACTGGAATTTTAGACGAAAACACCAAATCAGAGTTTAGCAAATTACATAAAAGCATTGTAAAAGAGGTGAATACTGACAAGAGCTGGAAAGACCTCGAAAAGCATATTAAAAACGTTCATTTTGAGTTTTTAAAGAGATTAAAAGGACAATATCCGACCATTTCTCCAAGAGAATTAGATTTATCTACATATTTATTAATGAATATGTCTACAAAAGAAATCGCTGAAATTATGAACATTTCTACAGGCGGAGTCGAATTAGCTCGTTATCGTTTAAGAAAGAAATTAGGCTTAAATAAAAAGGAAAACTTAATCGGATTTTTAATGAGTATATAA
- the porV gene encoding type IX secretion system outer membrane channel protein PorV, producing the protein MKKLSLLLICIFSIYNSKAQESRPIVTGVPFLLVAADARAAGLADQGVATSADVFSQQWNPAKYAFSEDAQGLSISYTPYLTDLANDISLGQITYYNKINEKSAFAGSFRYFGFGGIELRYTGDPNEAVREVNPNEFALDGSYSLKLSEKFSMAVAGRFISSNLKVASEEVDATSARSFAVDVAAFYQSEEIAYQDFNGRWRAGVNFQNMGPKISYDNDDVSTNFLPANLRLGGGFDFIFDDYNKLTLSAELTKLLVPTPPGIGTPVDVNGDGDFDDPEDISQQEATDIGYRNYNDIGWFQGIFKSFGDAPGGFKEEIKEVTYSVAAEYMYQDAFAMRLGYYHESPEKGAKQFFSLGAGFKYNIMKIDVSYLFSASKIKNPLENTLRFSLTFNFGDKYETY; encoded by the coding sequence ATGAAAAAACTATCACTTTTATTAATTTGTATTTTTAGCATTTACAACTCAAAGGCACAGGAATCAAGGCCAATTGTTACTGGAGTACCTTTTTTATTAGTCGCTGCTGATGCTAGAGCAGCAGGTTTGGCAGACCAAGGCGTCGCCACTTCTGCAGACGTTTTCTCTCAACAATGGAACCCTGCTAAGTATGCATTCTCTGAAGATGCACAAGGGCTTTCTATCAGTTACACCCCTTATTTAACGGATCTTGCCAATGATATCTCATTAGGCCAGATTACGTACTACAACAAAATCAATGAAAAAAGTGCCTTTGCAGGAAGTTTTCGCTATTTTGGTTTTGGAGGAATTGAATTAAGATACACTGGAGATCCAAATGAGGCCGTAAGAGAAGTAAATCCAAACGAATTTGCCTTAGACGGATCTTATTCTTTAAAATTAAGCGAGAAATTCTCCATGGCTGTTGCCGGACGTTTCATCAGTTCAAACTTAAAAGTTGCTTCAGAAGAAGTTGATGCTACATCTGCAAGATCTTTTGCTGTTGATGTGGCTGCTTTTTACCAATCTGAAGAAATTGCTTACCAAGATTTCAATGGTAGATGGAGAGCCGGTGTTAACTTCCAAAACATGGGACCAAAAATCAGCTATGATAATGACGACGTAAGCACAAACTTCTTACCTGCCAATTTAAGATTAGGAGGAGGTTTTGATTTTATCTTTGATGATTACAACAAACTTACTTTAAGCGCTGAGCTTACTAAACTTTTAGTTCCGACACCTCCAGGAATTGGAACACCTGTAGACGTAAACGGCGATGGCGATTTTGATGATCCAGAAGATATTTCTCAACAAGAAGCAACAGACATTGGCTATAGAAATTATAACGACATTGGCTGGTTTCAAGGAATATTTAAATCTTTCGGAGATGCGCCAGGCGGATTTAAAGAAGAAATAAAAGAAGTAACTTATAGCGTAGCTGCAGAATATATGTATCAAGATGCTTTTGCAATGCGTTTAGGATATTATCATGAAAGCCCAGAAAAAGGAGCTAAACAGTTTTTCTCTTTAGGTGCAGGATTCAAATACAACATTATGAAAATTGATGTTTCATACTTATTCTCAGCATCTAAAATAAAAAATCCTTTAGAAAACACGCTTCGTTTCTCTTTAACGTTTAACTTTGGAGACAAATACGAAACGTATTAA
- the porU gene encoding type IX secretion system sortase PorU, whose translation MKQAILISLLLIPILSFSQINGNITIDWQNKKEVNYGENKITIPFFSGSSFRFDTTKKNIMFLQNLNQPNASGSSSAQISNVIYESVSRADLGDLTLENIPEKPNESLIVTNARDLKYTFLSLSPIIKEGNSYKRIKSFSYFISNTTRRTTSTSSFQKSAAISNSVLASGDWYRFYIQKSGVYRINRSFLQSLGFDPSKADPRKIKIYGNGGRMLPLPNDNYYPDDLTENTIQIIGENDGVFNNEDYILFYAEGPDNWSSENQTNLNLYDTKSYYYITASGGDGKRIQNLNQPAGNSTLELNTFDDYQYHEIDQTNIVHLGRQWLGESFDINQEQEFSFNFPNLDTTVPVKIEVSAASASLTSTSFSIAANTQNVGSISFPSIIANSDNKYRTGKLPANTEFTGTDNIKIKLTYNNNGVPGSKGYLDYINLTAKRKLLGTGKQFHFQYNDAGSIAGIANYTIGNASGITQIWDITDLYNVYKIENTNQASFSFKANLGEVRKYIAIDASDYYTPLKENQSKVANQNLKGTIFRNNQSSFQDIDYVIITPKALSSQAERLASFHRTNSNLNVKVIALENIYQEFSSGKQDIAAIRNCIRYIYNNASSPEKRVRYVNLFGDASFDYKDRISNNTNIVPIYQSLTSNTVGESSFASDDFYGLMDSNEGIIIPSLAGIDIAVGRMLVSDNAQAQEMVNKVFEYYDTKSYGNWRNNVVLISDDSDKAGDQTLQANQNALADQIATEKPFFNIDKIFLDAYTQEASAGGSRYPKARTDFFNAFEKGALIFNYLGHGGEDGLASERIWEKSDGQNLTNQYKYPLFITITCEFSRFDDPTRPTAGEYVFWNPKGGAISMLTTIREIGQANAEEFNKTLSKNLLSYGSNQYNTIAESLRISKNENPSSSSNVVFYLGDPALMLAIAKPRINLTKVNDIVISQAIPDLKSLSKIKISGEITDENNTLLSNYNGELATAIFDKLITNTTLNNDGFSPPMQFKTLGETIFRGNASVTNGQFEFSFVVPRDIRIPVDNGRISFYSKKNESLENQTGYNNTIKIGGINENAPQDNISPKVKLYMNDETFVSGGITNESPFLLAFLEDENGINTASGIGHDIVAILDGDVSNPYILNDYYQTKLDDYTNGNLRFPFRNLAPGLHTISFTAWDVYNNPVTSEIQFTVVGDDSLTLSHVLNYPNPFSTYTQFWFSHNRPYEPLDVQVQVMTITGKVVWTKNQTITTEGFLSREITWDGRDDFGDKIGKGVYIYKLTVKSNLTNKKAEKYEKLVIL comes from the coding sequence ATGAAACAAGCAATTCTTATCTCTCTTTTACTGATCCCAATTCTTTCGTTTTCCCAGATAAATGGGAACATAACGATAGATTGGCAAAACAAAAAAGAGGTAAATTATGGCGAAAATAAAATTACAATTCCATTCTTCTCAGGAAGTAGTTTTCGCTTCGACACTACAAAAAAAAACATAATGTTCCTCCAAAATCTGAATCAACCAAACGCTTCAGGCAGTAGTTCGGCACAAATAAGCAACGTCATTTATGAGTCGGTTTCAAGAGCAGATTTAGGGGATTTAACACTTGAAAACATACCTGAAAAACCAAATGAATCATTAATAGTTACCAATGCAAGAGATCTAAAATATACTTTCCTGTCTTTATCTCCTATAATTAAGGAAGGAAACAGCTACAAACGCATCAAATCATTTTCTTACTTTATTAGCAACACGACCAGACGAACTACATCAACTTCTTCATTTCAAAAATCGGCAGCAATTTCAAATTCTGTCTTAGCCTCTGGAGATTGGTATCGCTTTTACATTCAGAAATCTGGTGTCTACAGAATAAACAGGTCTTTTTTGCAAAGTTTAGGATTTGACCCTTCTAAAGCTGATCCTAGAAAAATCAAAATCTATGGAAATGGCGGAAGAATGCTACCTCTCCCTAATGACAATTACTATCCCGATGATTTAACAGAAAACACTATACAGATAATAGGTGAAAATGATGGCGTTTTCAACAATGAAGATTACATTCTTTTTTATGCCGAAGGGCCAGACAATTGGAGTTCTGAAAACCAAACTAACTTAAATCTATACGACACTAAGTCCTATTATTATATTACGGCTTCTGGCGGAGACGGAAAGAGAATTCAAAACTTAAATCAGCCCGCAGGAAATAGCACCTTAGAATTAAACACGTTTGATGACTATCAATATCACGAAATTGACCAAACCAACATTGTCCATCTAGGCCGCCAATGGCTTGGAGAATCGTTTGATATCAATCAAGAACAGGAATTTTCATTTAATTTTCCAAACCTGGACACTACTGTTCCTGTAAAAATAGAAGTAAGTGCCGCATCTGCCTCTTTAACCAGCACTTCTTTTTCAATAGCCGCAAACACACAAAATGTGGGATCTATAAGCTTTCCATCTATAATTGCAAACTCTGACAATAAATATAGGACAGGAAAACTTCCAGCAAATACTGAATTCACCGGAACAGACAATATCAAAATAAAACTTACCTATAATAATAATGGTGTTCCGGGATCTAAAGGCTATTTAGATTATATCAATCTTACTGCCAAACGAAAACTTTTAGGAACAGGCAAACAATTTCATTTTCAATACAACGACGCAGGCTCTATTGCAGGAATTGCCAACTACACAATTGGAAACGCATCTGGAATAACACAAATCTGGGACATTACTGACCTATATAATGTATATAAAATCGAAAACACCAATCAAGCTTCTTTTAGCTTTAAGGCCAATTTGGGAGAAGTTAGAAAATATATCGCAATAGATGCTTCTGATTATTATACTCCATTAAAAGAAAATCAGTCAAAAGTTGCCAATCAGAATTTAAAAGGAACAATTTTCAGAAACAATCAGAGCTCTTTTCAAGATATTGACTACGTAATTATAACTCCAAAGGCATTATCCTCACAGGCCGAAAGATTGGCGAGTTTTCACAGAACCAATTCTAATTTAAATGTAAAAGTGATTGCCTTAGAAAACATCTATCAAGAATTTTCTTCTGGCAAACAAGACATTGCCGCTATTCGAAATTGTATCAGATATATTTACAACAATGCTTCTTCTCCAGAAAAAAGAGTGCGTTATGTAAACTTATTTGGAGATGCTTCGTTTGATTATAAAGATCGTATCTCAAACAACACCAACATTGTACCTATATATCAATCTCTAACAAGCAATACAGTGGGAGAATCTTCATTTGCTTCTGATGATTTTTACGGATTAATGGATTCTAACGAAGGGATTATTATTCCGTCTCTTGCAGGAATAGACATAGCCGTAGGAAGAATGTTAGTTTCAGATAATGCCCAAGCACAGGAAATGGTGAACAAAGTCTTTGAATATTATGACACAAAATCATACGGAAATTGGAGAAATAATGTTGTTTTAATTAGCGACGATTCAGACAAAGCTGGCGACCAGACCCTACAAGCAAACCAAAATGCACTTGCAGATCAAATTGCAACAGAAAAGCCTTTTTTCAATATCGATAAAATATTTTTAGACGCTTACACGCAAGAAGCTTCTGCAGGCGGATCGAGATACCCTAAAGCAAGAACCGATTTTTTTAATGCTTTTGAAAAAGGCGCATTGATATTTAACTATTTAGGTCATGGTGGAGAGGACGGATTAGCAAGCGAAAGAATTTGGGAAAAATCGGATGGGCAAAACTTAACCAATCAATACAAATATCCTTTATTTATTACCATTACCTGCGAATTTTCTCGTTTTGACGATCCAACAAGACCAACTGCTGGCGAATATGTTTTCTGGAATCCAAAAGGAGGTGCTATTTCAATGCTAACAACCATTCGCGAAATCGGACAGGCAAACGCAGAAGAATTCAACAAAACACTCAGCAAAAACCTTCTTTCTTATGGCTCAAATCAATACAACACTATTGCAGAGTCTTTAAGAATATCCAAAAACGAAAACCCAAGCTCTTCTAGCAATGTTGTCTTTTATTTAGGAGACCCAGCTTTAATGCTTGCCATTGCAAAACCACGAATTAATTTAACTAAAGTAAACGATATTGTGATTTCGCAAGCAATTCCTGATTTAAAATCATTGTCAAAAATTAAAATTTCAGGAGAAATCACAGACGAAAACAATACGCTTTTAAGCAATTATAACGGAGAATTGGCAACTGCCATTTTCGATAAATTAATCACAAACACTACTTTAAACAACGACGGATTTAGCCCTCCAATGCAATTTAAAACTTTGGGAGAAACCATTTTTAGAGGAAATGCATCTGTTACCAACGGGCAATTCGAATTTAGTTTTGTTGTTCCTAGAGATATTAGAATTCCTGTTGACAACGGCAGAATCAGTTTCTATTCGAAGAAAAACGAATCGCTAGAAAACCAAACAGGATACAACAATACGATCAAAATTGGAGGAATTAACGAAAATGCACCTCAAGACAATATAAGTCCAAAAGTGAAGTTATATATGAACGACGAAACTTTTGTATCTGGTGGAATAACGAATGAATCGCCTTTTCTTTTGGCTTTTTTAGAAGATGAAAACGGAATTAATACAGCAAGTGGAATCGGACACGATATTGTCGCTATTTTAGACGGAGACGTAAGTAATCCTTATATTTTGAATGATTATTACCAAACAAAATTAGACGATTACACTAACGGAAATTTACGTTTTCCATTCCGAAATCTAGCTCCTGGACTGCACACTATAAGCTTTACTGCTTGGGATGTTTACAATAATCCTGTTACTAGTGAAATCCAATTTACAGTTGTAGGAGACGATTCTTTGACACTATCACACGTTCTTAATTATCCAAATCCATTTTCAACTTACACCCAATTCTGGTTTTCGCACAACAGGCCATACGAACCATTAGATGTACAAGTACAGGTAATGACTATTACTGGAAAAGTAGTTTGGACAAAAAATCAAACCATTACAACAGAAGGTTTTTTATCTAGAGAAATAACATGGGACGGAAGAGATGATTTTGGCGACAAAATCGGAAAAGGAGTGTATATTTACAAACTGACTGTAAAATCTAATTTAACAAATAAAAAAGCAGAAAAATACGAAAAGCTTGTCATCCTATAA